One window of Aggregicoccus sp. 17bor-14 genomic DNA carries:
- a CDS encoding Ppx/GppA phosphatase family protein — protein MPQPPAAPRFATIDIGTNSVLLLVAERQADGRFTAVSERAEITRLGRGVDQSRVLSPAGMEDTLRVLEAFAQEARALGARDIAVSATSAARDAHNGKDFLEAARTRAGLSVEIISGALEAQLSFAAVHADFAAGAAGPLLVIDIGGGSTEFIYGAAGDAQGQVAFRHSFDVGAVRLTERLVRADPPQASERAQMEALLAQTFSALPPPPAGASLVGVAGTVTTLYAVQHRVEPYDAERVHAGTLSLAELERLTDLLWRLPLAERRALPGLQPKRADVVPAGALILLCAVRALGLTSLRVSDRGLRWGLLAHRFGGVPS, from the coding sequence ATGCCGCAGCCCCCCGCCGCTCCCCGCTTCGCCACCATCGACATCGGCACCAACTCCGTCCTCCTCCTCGTGGCCGAGCGCCAGGCGGACGGGCGCTTCACCGCCGTGAGCGAGCGCGCGGAGATCACCCGTCTGGGCCGCGGCGTGGACCAGAGCCGCGTCCTCTCGCCCGCGGGCATGGAGGACACGCTGCGGGTGCTGGAGGCTTTCGCCCAGGAGGCGCGCGCGCTGGGCGCCCGGGACATCGCGGTGTCCGCCACCAGCGCCGCGCGAGATGCGCACAACGGCAAGGACTTCCTCGAGGCCGCGCGCACCCGCGCGGGCCTGAGCGTGGAGATCATCTCCGGCGCGCTCGAGGCGCAGCTCTCCTTCGCCGCCGTGCACGCGGACTTCGCGGCCGGGGCGGCAGGCCCGCTGCTCGTCATCGACATCGGCGGGGGCTCCACCGAGTTCATCTATGGAGCCGCAGGGGATGCGCAGGGGCAGGTGGCCTTCCGCCACAGCTTCGACGTGGGCGCGGTGCGGCTCACCGAGCGGCTCGTGCGCGCGGATCCGCCGCAGGCCAGCGAGCGGGCGCAGATGGAGGCGCTGCTCGCGCAGACCTTCTCCGCCCTCCCCCCGCCTCCCGCGGGCGCGAGCCTGGTGGGCGTGGCCGGCACCGTCACCACGCTCTACGCCGTGCAGCACCGCGTGGAGCCCTACGACGCCGAGCGCGTGCACGCGGGCACGCTGTCGCTCGCGGAGCTCGAGCGCCTCACCGACCTGCTCTGGCGCCTGCCGCTCGCCGAGCGCCGTGCCCTGCCCGGCCTGCAGCCCAAGCGCGCGGACGTGGTGCCCGCGGGCGCGCTCATCCTCCTGTGCGCGGTGCGCGCGCTGGGGCTCACGAGCCTGCGGGTGAGCGACCGCGGGCTTCGCTGGGGCCTGCTCGCCCACCGCTTCGGAGGAGTCCCGTCATGA
- a CDS encoding aminotransferase class V-fold PLP-dependent enzyme, translating to MSDSAFRPFWSLDPEVTYLNHGAFGACPTLVLEHQAQLRARLEAGPVRFMHRDLEELLDRARAQLATFLGAHADDLAFVPNATTGVNTVLRSLRFSPGDELLTVDHEYNASRNALQHAADLWGAKVVVAPLPWPVPSADAVVEAVLARVTPRTRLLLIDHVTSPTALVLPVERLVQQLRERGVETLVDGAHAPGMLPLNLETLGAAYYTGNLHKWVCAPKGAAFLHVRRDLQKAIRPLSISHGFNSGRQDRSQFRLDFDFTGTDDYTPFLCVPKALSLMGGMVPGGWSGVMEDNRAKALVARAELSARLGTPPLCPDEMVGSMAAVALPDAAPYEPRAPLFLDPLQDRLYFEHRIEVPVVNFPRRPRRHVRISAQLYNTPSEYERLGDALVTLLANPV from the coding sequence ATGAGCGACAGCGCCTTCCGCCCCTTCTGGAGCCTCGACCCCGAGGTCACCTACCTGAACCACGGCGCCTTCGGCGCCTGCCCCACCCTGGTGCTCGAGCACCAGGCGCAGCTGCGGGCCCGGCTCGAGGCGGGACCCGTGCGCTTCATGCACCGCGACCTGGAGGAGCTGCTGGACCGCGCGCGCGCCCAGCTGGCCACCTTCCTCGGTGCGCACGCGGACGACCTCGCCTTCGTGCCCAACGCCACCACCGGCGTGAACACGGTGCTGCGCTCCCTGCGCTTCAGCCCCGGCGACGAGCTCCTCACGGTCGACCACGAGTACAACGCCTCGCGCAATGCGCTGCAGCACGCCGCGGACCTCTGGGGCGCGAAGGTGGTGGTGGCGCCCCTGCCCTGGCCCGTACCGAGCGCGGACGCGGTGGTGGAGGCGGTGCTCGCGCGCGTCACCCCGCGCACCCGCCTGCTGCTCATCGATCACGTGACCAGCCCCACCGCGCTGGTGCTCCCCGTGGAGCGCCTGGTGCAGCAGCTGCGCGAGCGCGGCGTGGAGACGCTGGTGGACGGCGCGCACGCCCCCGGCATGCTGCCCCTGAATCTGGAGACGCTGGGCGCGGCCTACTACACGGGCAACCTGCACAAGTGGGTGTGCGCCCCCAAGGGCGCGGCCTTCCTGCACGTGCGCCGCGACCTGCAGAAGGCCATCCGCCCGCTGTCCATCAGCCACGGCTTCAACTCGGGGCGGCAGGATCGCTCGCAGTTCCGGCTGGACTTCGACTTCACCGGCACGGACGACTACACGCCCTTCCTCTGCGTGCCCAAGGCGCTCTCACTCATGGGCGGCATGGTGCCCGGCGGCTGGTCCGGCGTGATGGAGGACAACCGCGCGAAGGCCCTGGTGGCCCGCGCGGAGCTGAGCGCGCGCCTGGGCACCCCTCCGCTCTGCCCGGACGAGATGGTGGGCTCCATGGCCGCCGTCGCCCTGCCGGACGCAGCGCCCTACGAGCCGCGGGCGCCGCTCTTCCTGGACCCGCTTCAGGACCGGCTCTACTTCGAGCACCGCATCGAGGTGCCGGTGGTGAACTTCCCCCGCCGCCCGCGCCGCCACGTGCGCATCTCCGCGCAGCTGTACAACACGCCCTCGGAGTACGAGCGGCTGGGCGACGCGCTCGTCACGCTGCTGGCCAATCCCGTCTAG
- a CDS encoding 1-acyl-sn-glycerol-3-phosphate acyltransferase has protein sequence MFYRLVQAVVAFAVRLFYRVRVSAPPLEPEGSVIFVGNHPNGLMDPALVFILTRRKVTFLAKAPLFALPVLGALLRGLDALPVFRRQDDPGQMNRNEGTFEAATGALVEGRALTLFPEGKSHSEPGLAELKTGAARIAFRAQARGARVRIVPVGLTYAEKHRFRSEVLIDVGPAIEVADFSVPSGEGEGEVAAVQRLTERIAQALKERTLNLAAWEDLPLVRTAEQLYALRQGERPASERLRTWARGLELFRAEQPARFEAVRAELVGFQRRLALVRADPSDLALGYRPAEVARFVGNNLASLLLGLPLFALGVLLYVLPFQLPRAWVRLQRTELDVQATVKFLGSLVLAPLWWALLTFVAWRVAGPAWALLVFAAALPLALFTRYFLARWREVLRDVAVFFALGSRARLKARLLQEGARLSAEVERLAGEYGPRVSPPQPGAPAAEAR, from the coding sequence GTGTTCTACCGGCTCGTCCAGGCAGTGGTGGCCTTCGCGGTGCGGCTCTTCTACCGGGTGCGGGTGAGCGCACCCCCGCTCGAGCCCGAGGGGTCCGTCATCTTCGTGGGCAACCACCCCAACGGGCTGATGGACCCCGCGCTCGTCTTCATCCTCACCCGGCGCAAGGTGACCTTCCTCGCCAAGGCGCCGCTCTTCGCGCTGCCGGTGCTGGGGGCGCTCCTGCGCGGGCTGGACGCGCTGCCCGTGTTCCGCCGCCAGGACGACCCCGGCCAGATGAACCGCAACGAGGGCACCTTCGAGGCCGCCACGGGCGCGCTCGTCGAGGGACGCGCGCTCACGCTGTTTCCCGAGGGCAAGAGCCACTCGGAGCCGGGGCTCGCGGAGCTGAAGACGGGCGCGGCGCGCATCGCGTTTCGCGCCCAGGCGCGCGGGGCGCGGGTGCGCATCGTGCCGGTGGGGCTCACCTACGCGGAGAAGCACCGCTTCCGCAGCGAGGTGCTCATCGACGTGGGGCCCGCCATCGAGGTCGCGGACTTCTCCGTGCCTTCGGGCGAGGGCGAGGGCGAGGTCGCGGCGGTGCAGCGGCTCACCGAGCGCATTGCGCAGGCCCTGAAGGAGCGCACCCTGAACCTCGCCGCCTGGGAGGACCTGCCGCTGGTGCGCACCGCGGAGCAGCTCTACGCCCTGCGCCAGGGCGAGCGGCCGGCCTCCGAGCGGCTGCGCACCTGGGCGCGCGGCCTGGAGCTGTTCCGCGCGGAGCAGCCCGCGCGCTTCGAGGCCGTGCGCGCCGAGCTCGTCGGCTTCCAGCGCCGGCTCGCCCTGGTGCGCGCGGACCCCTCGGACCTCGCGCTGGGCTACCGCCCGGCGGAGGTGGCGCGCTTCGTGGGCAACAACCTCGCCTCGCTGCTGCTCGGCCTGCCGCTCTTCGCGCTCGGGGTGCTGCTCTACGTGCTGCCCTTCCAGCTGCCGCGGGCCTGGGTGCGGCTGCAGCGCACGGAGCTGGACGTGCAGGCCACGGTGAAGTTCCTGGGCTCGCTCGTGCTGGCGCCGCTGTGGTGGGCGCTGCTGACCTTCGTCGCCTGGCGCGTGGCGGGCCCCGCGTGGGCGCTGCTCGTCTTCGCCGCGGCGCTGCCGCTCGCGCTCTTCACCCGCTACTTCCTCGCGCGCTGGCGCGAGGTGCTGCGCGACGTGGCCGTCTTCTTCGCGCTCGGCAGCCGCGCGCGGCTCAAGGCGCGCCTCCTGCAAGAGGGCGCGCGGCTCTCGGCAGAGGTGGAGCGGCTCGCCGGCGAGTACGGCCCGCGCGTCAGCCCGCCGCAGCCGGGCGCGCCGGCGGCGGAGGCGCGCTGA
- a CDS encoding MFS transporter, with translation MSAAASVSRRAGFALFVLTLINLVNYLDRYVIAVAMPRIQEQFGLSGKQGGLLASLFIVVFMVASPLGGFLGDRLPRKLLVGGSVLLWSLATGASGLATSFGMLLVARCVIGVGEAGYGAVAPSIISDLYPRDERTAKLAFFYVAIPVGAGLGYVLGGWLTKAYSWNVAFYAAGVPGLLLALLAFTMWEPRRGAMDGPDAEVKLPFLVGLKGLARNRAFWATTLGYTLMTFSIGGIAVWMPTFLVRERGFAEDNAGLVLGVVTVLAGIVGTLVGGRLGDRLDRRRAGGGLRMSGFGLLGAAPFIYLAAKVQGFWPICAAVFVAQFLLFLNSGPINAAIVNCVPPAFRAFAMGFNVLCIHLLGDALSPTAIGAIADAGSYGLAIELNAVPVLFGGAALLVASRWLGEQLARPPAPFSAPPPPARPAAAG, from the coding sequence ATGAGCGCTGCCGCTTCCGTCTCCCGCCGCGCAGGCTTCGCGCTGTTCGTGCTGACGCTCATCAACCTGGTGAACTACCTGGACCGCTACGTCATCGCGGTGGCGATGCCGCGCATCCAGGAGCAGTTCGGCCTGAGCGGCAAGCAGGGCGGCCTGCTCGCCTCGCTCTTCATCGTGGTGTTCATGGTGGCCTCGCCGCTGGGGGGCTTCCTCGGGGACCGGCTGCCGAGAAAGCTCCTGGTGGGCGGCAGCGTGCTCCTGTGGAGCCTCGCCACGGGGGCCTCGGGCCTCGCCACCTCCTTCGGCATGCTGCTCGTCGCGCGCTGTGTGATTGGCGTCGGCGAGGCGGGCTACGGCGCGGTGGCGCCCTCCATCATCTCGGACCTCTACCCGCGCGACGAGCGCACCGCGAAGCTGGCCTTCTTCTACGTGGCCATCCCGGTGGGCGCGGGCCTGGGCTACGTGCTGGGCGGCTGGCTCACCAAGGCCTACTCCTGGAACGTGGCCTTCTACGCGGCGGGCGTGCCGGGCCTGCTGCTCGCGCTGCTCGCCTTCACCATGTGGGAGCCGCGCCGCGGCGCCATGGACGGGCCGGACGCGGAGGTGAAGCTGCCCTTCCTCGTGGGCCTCAAGGGGCTCGCGCGCAACCGCGCCTTCTGGGCGACGACGCTGGGCTACACGCTGATGACCTTCTCCATCGGCGGCATCGCGGTGTGGATGCCCACCTTCCTCGTGCGCGAGCGCGGCTTCGCCGAGGACAACGCGGGCCTGGTGCTGGGCGTGGTGACGGTGCTCGCGGGCATCGTGGGCACGCTGGTGGGCGGGCGGCTCGGAGACCGGCTGGACCGCCGGCGCGCGGGCGGTGGCCTGCGCATGTCGGGCTTCGGGCTGCTGGGCGCGGCCCCCTTCATCTACCTCGCGGCGAAGGTGCAGGGCTTCTGGCCCATCTGCGCGGCGGTGTTCGTGGCGCAGTTCCTCCTCTTCCTCAACAGCGGGCCCATCAACGCGGCGATCGTGAACTGCGTGCCGCCGGCCTTCCGCGCCTTCGCCATGGGCTTCAACGTGCTGTGCATCCACCTGCTGGGCGATGCGCTCTCCCCCACCGCCATCGGGGCCATCGCGGATGCGGGCTCCTACGGGCTCGCCATCGAGCTCAACGCGGTGCCCGTGCTCTTCGGCGGCGCGGCCCTGCTGGTGGCCTCGCGCTGGCTGGGTGAGCAGCTCGCGCGGCCCCCTGCGCCCTTCAGCGCGCCTCCGCCGCCGGCGCGCCCGGCTGCGGCGGGCTGA
- a CDS encoding DPP IV N-terminal domain-containing protein: protein MKALLLAALLLPALALAQAPVIQISGANFRPLPLAYPQPLADAGAQPSAPAFDEAMSFDLAASGLFQVLDRKGFLADAKEGLTAGSINFARWADVGADSLVKVALTGSGEQLRGELRLFSVGSGREDFKVALGPTQPRALAHALADALYRHLTREPGPYTSRLTFVRKAGPNRDVFVADWDGRNAKPLTQGGINLLPTVAPNGDVAFTTYRSGQPDLFVSHGGAAPVPLVQARQMLTGVAYSPDGSRIAYALAEGEGAHLYVAAADGSGKKRITDGFGINTSPSWSPDGRRLAFVSNRGGSPQVYVMNADGTGVRRLTFRGNYNQTPDWSPRGDLIAFTARDERNAFDLFTVNVDTGVITRLTQDQGNNEEPSFSPNGRLIVFSSTRTGPARLYVMTADGNNQVPLPMDPGTHLTPDWGTASAR from the coding sequence GTGAAAGCCCTGCTCCTCGCCGCCCTCCTCCTGCCCGCGCTCGCGCTCGCGCAGGCGCCCGTCATCCAGATCTCCGGCGCGAACTTCCGCCCGCTCCCGCTCGCCTACCCGCAGCCGCTCGCGGACGCGGGCGCGCAGCCGAGCGCCCCCGCCTTCGACGAGGCGATGAGCTTCGACCTCGCCGCGAGCGGCCTCTTCCAGGTGCTCGACCGCAAGGGCTTCCTCGCGGACGCGAAGGAGGGCCTCACCGCGGGCAGCATCAACTTCGCGCGCTGGGCCGACGTGGGCGCGGACAGCCTGGTGAAGGTGGCGCTCACGGGCTCGGGCGAGCAGCTGCGCGGCGAGCTGCGCCTCTTCAGCGTGGGCAGCGGCCGCGAGGACTTCAAGGTCGCGCTCGGCCCCACGCAGCCGCGCGCGCTCGCCCACGCGCTCGCGGACGCGCTCTACCGCCACCTCACCCGCGAGCCCGGCCCCTACACCTCGCGGCTCACCTTCGTGCGCAAGGCCGGCCCCAACCGCGACGTCTTCGTCGCGGACTGGGACGGGCGCAACGCGAAGCCCCTCACCCAGGGCGGCATCAACCTGCTGCCCACCGTGGCGCCCAACGGGGACGTGGCCTTCACCACCTACCGCAGCGGGCAGCCGGACCTCTTCGTGAGCCATGGGGGCGCGGCGCCCGTGCCGCTGGTGCAGGCGCGCCAGATGCTCACCGGCGTGGCCTACTCGCCGGACGGCAGCCGCATCGCCTACGCGCTCGCCGAGGGCGAGGGGGCGCACCTCTACGTGGCGGCCGCGGACGGCAGCGGCAAGAAGCGCATCACGGACGGCTTCGGCATCAACACCAGCCCCAGCTGGAGCCCGGACGGGCGCCGGCTCGCCTTCGTCTCCAACCGCGGCGGCAGCCCCCAGGTGTACGTGATGAACGCGGACGGCACCGGCGTGCGCCGCCTCACCTTCCGCGGCAACTACAACCAGACCCCGGACTGGAGCCCGCGCGGCGACCTCATCGCCTTCACCGCGCGCGACGAGCGCAACGCCTTCGACCTCTTCACGGTGAACGTGGACACCGGGGTCATCACCCGCCTCACCCAGGACCAGGGCAACAACGAGGAGCCCAGCTTCTCGCCCAACGGCCGGCTCATCGTCTTCAGCTCCACCCGCACCGGCCCCGCGCGCCTCTACGTGATGACCGCGGACGGCAACAACCAGGTGCCCCTTCCCATGGACCCGGGCACACACCTCACCCCGGACTGGGGCACGGCGAGCGCCCGATGA